The sequence ACACGGACAGCACCAATTATGTCACCATGAAATTGCACATAATAAAAACAATGGCTGCCGGACGAGGCCTCCTAACTGTCTAGGGAAGCGCTCATTTGGTTCTCACTCTGCTGGCTTGTTTCGGTTTCCAGCCCATTTCTTTAGGTTTGGAGAAGCAGGAGAATTGCACAAAGTGGCAAATTTGAGGAGTGAAAACGCACGGCAATATCATAAATTACAGTGTTTCTTCACTGCAGTGAGTAGCTGAGCTAAGTTTCTTAATAATGATTCGAATCTCTCTTTACCAAGCGAAAACACGACTGTTTAAGTATCTCCTGAGGACACGTGGACACTTCTCTATTCCTGAGAAGGGCATCTGGGTGTATTTAAGAACTCTCTCTCCACTATAATTAAAGCAGCGAGGCCAATATTCAGATTGCATTTTAGCATTAATAATTCAGCTGTTTTCACTACAATTGATGTCGGcacataaataaacaatgaGGCCTCATATTTACACAGTGGCAGCCGCCGAGCGAGAGCAGGGAAGAGGAAGGAGAAGGAAtggaaggatgggggcttaaacagacatttaaaattaagCTTGATAATGCAAAGGCTTTCAATTTGAAACGCAACACGCTCTTGGAGCTAATTTGTAAAAGTGACGATGCCTTAAAAGGCCTCTAACAGAGCACTGCGCTTAATGGAGCTCTTTCCCTGCTCGCTACATCTCTCCTCAGACTATCTTTTTTCCTCTTGAAGGTGAAATAAATGTTCACTAGGAGAGTCGAAAACTGTCCGATCTCTCCCGTACGAGCTCCCACGTCCCCGTTGTCTCCATATCAATACTGATTATGTGTCACTGAGACGTTATTTTCAGTGCTGCCGTGTGATACAATCGGCTGGTGGCTGACTACACAATGAAGTCTTATTGCAGACGGTCCCAAAGGCGAGAAGAGGAATTAGGTAAATAATTTGCCTGCTTGGCGTCTGGTTCTGTTTATTTAAAGCTTGCTGTGCAGCATCGGAGGAGCAAATAGTCAGACAGAACTGTAGAGTTGAAAACATGGACGAAAATGGGACAGAATGCTTAAAGCCAGCAAGcgtttgtcttattttaagtCTTGTTTGAAAACCGAACCAGATTAAGAAAGGAGAACGCACCTTTTGTTGGTGCTTTAAGGAGCAAAATGATGTAGGAAAATGTGTGTCAACAGAATTATACATCTTGTGGACCACcacaaattaattatacataataAGTATTGAATTTAAAGGTGTCAGGGTTAGGGAGGAGGGAATCATTTTCACCTCACCTGTTCTGTAACTAAAAACGCTCGCGTTTGCTGTGATCTCACGACAGCAAGTTAACAATAATTGTGATAAATTAGCCATTATGCTTGTCTTCCAGACCTGAGTATGAGTTAAGGAGCTCAGCATTATATATACTGCCATTTAACATCCTGTTCCTTAAAACTACAATATGCTCAGATATAAGACAGATATAAGATGCAGTGGCTGACCGAATGGTGTGTCTGGATATATACTGAAATAGAGGTGGGCGACCGGACGATTTCATATAGTGATTGATCTTAAAGACGTCCACAATCTACTTTTCAAGAGAATCATAGATATTTATTTTGACGACGCTGAGAACGGCAGCATCAGAGCTCTAGTTCTCCATCTTCATTAGTTTATTGTCTCGGTTCAACAGATTTGTCTAATACGTTCCTGGTTAGAACTGTATTCAAAACATATTGTAACGTTTGgtatattattagtagtaacaCAAAGGCAAACATATTCATGCCATTTTCCCTGTGTGCTGAATATTGCATTGTCTTTATTTGAAGAAATATGATTCCCTGTGCACACAAAATCACTGAGTGTCCAGTTAGATatactttttattcatattttatcaAACTATTTCTTTATTTGTAATTACAACATAATTACCGAATTAAGAAGTTACAATCTAAAATCTGTGTTTAATTTtgagaataattttttttaattaattttcagatatatatatatatatatatatatatatatatatatatatatatataggatatATCTAGATATATATCTTTATATCGCCCTGCTCTTTAAGATATCGGCCATCAGTGATCAAAAAAACTATATATCAGCTGACCACCACTTGTTGACTATTTTGACAACTGATTGTTTAATGCAatactttattttgttttaagtaGATAAGCAAATAGATAAGTCCATAGGATTTTTATCATCAGGAAATTCTTGATAGTACATCTCAAACTTGGTAAGATCGCGATTGTGATCATGAATCGTGAATCGTGATTGTTAAAAGTTTGTGATATGAAACTTTGGGAAGATCGCCCATGCTTATACTGAACTTATATCAGAGAAATCTGGAAACTTTGATAACAGAAAGACAGTGGCTCTCACTTTCTGGTCAGGCAGTAGAGGGTTAGTCTGCAGTGAACTCAAATGGCCGTTGATGAGTGCTGTGGGTCTGTCGTGTTCGCAGAACAAGCTGCCGTTGATGTAGTGAAACCGGTCACCAGGGACCAGCCGGTTCCGGCAGGTGGAACATGTGAAACACTGCAGGAGACAATAAAAGGGACTCCATTACCAACAAATCCTCAGCATCAGATCTCGGATCAATCTCAGAAAAGGTTAAATCCTTATCTACTTTATATTAATTTCTTCTGGAGATTCTACAATGGCATTTAATACTACCCTAGTACTGACTAAAATTTACATTCAATATTTTTGATTTGGTATCAATCATAGGCTAATATATAGCACACCATAAATCAATCATTGAAGAAAAGCAGACTCTGTGGAGTGGGAAAGAAATTTGTAGTGCAAAGGAGCATTTCATTTTAGAGCACTTAAAGATTAAAGGTTACCTTGAGATGGTACACGTTTCCCTGTGCCCTCATAACCAGTTCACTGGCCGGGATGGACTGACCACACGCGCTGCACGCCCCACTGTTCCCAAATAACCTGTGAAAAGAAACAGAGACATGTTAGCACTGTCAAAACAAGAGATAAAGTGTGAGACTGAATCCGTCATAGACACTTTATAGCATGATAGAAATGACCATCAGTAAAAGTGCCAGAAAATATCATAACTATGAATAACAATAACCATTAACAAAATTATTCATTGAAATAGTATTTAATACAATTGTCTTATGACCAATAATCTCATTCATTGCCACAATCTATTTTCATTCACACAGTGTGACCTGTGCATACAAATTAAATCTAATTGCATTAATAGTAAAGTCAATCACTGTATGGatggcatttaaaaaatatcaaatttcAGTCTTTTCTTTAAACAAACCTATCGAATGGCTTCAGGAGACGTGGAACATgtaaccattcaaaagtttgaggttagtcagatgttttaatatttttaaaggaAGTTCCTCaatgctacatttatttgataaaaaatacagtaaaacagtaatattgcaaAAACAGTAATAAGTTGGATTGTGAATATTCAACAGACattacaccagtctttagtgttacactgcccttcagaaatcattctattatgttaaaaattattttaaagagaAATTTTGGCAACACTTAACAATAAGGTTTCagttgttaacattagttaactatattagttaacatgaactaaaaatgagcaatacatttattaatattcaaTGGTAATTTCAAAATTTACCAACATATTATCAACTCTTGCTTAATGaaggtatatttttttataattctcaaacttttgaatggtagtgtgtaTAGCATGTGAGTAtgtggatgatttttttataaatctttaGTATTTTGTCGTTATTGGTGATTGACAGCTACAGTCACTATTCATTTTCACTGTATGGAAGTGAAAACTCTTTTTATCACAGGTGAAAATCATATGGGTCATATTTAGCGTGAGAACCATCAAATTGTTGGTGACGGATATTTGACATGAAACACACTGGAGATGCACATGGTCCTTATTAACACCTAATGAATACTTCTGTGTGGATCAAAGAGGTTTGTTAACCTGTTTGGCCTTGTTTTACTGTAACAATGAAATCCTTGCAAGGACAGGTTAAATCATTTGTTCATCTTGTACACAAGCCTCtttttctccctctctcagtctctctctaaaacatgcagaacaaattacatcttcaatattCTGATGtaggaaaaataaaatcatagtaATATCAGCAAACCAAATGAAAAAATCCTGCATCCTGTCCTCCAAAAGCCTCTGCCACTGGGACTAAGTATTACCTTTGGTGTTCATTTTTGCAACCTAATAATAACCTAGAACATAAGCAATCAGGGCCTAAGAATATTTGATTGTACATCTAGGCGGAGACACAGCGCTTTTGCCATTAGGACTCAAGCGAGTGCTCAGTCACCGCCGCCTTTCCATTAGAAACCCTCGGCTACCCGGGTTGATATATAATGTGCATGGGTTAACCTTTTCAATCATGGTGTCAACACTTTAGATTTGCTTCTGCTCATCTCTTTCGTCTCTAAccttccctctctctctctctctctctctctctctctctctctctctctctctctctctctctctctctctctctctctctctctctctcagtctctTGATAATGAAATGCTTGCTCCTGCTTCCTTTCTATCTGCCTTCTGAGTCCACAATTTAGATTACTTCATCTTGCCGAGCaacaaactgaatgaaatttcGATTTGAGCAGAAAGTAATTTACTGGGATCTGGACCCATTTGTCATCATATCTCACTGGCTGTTTGCTCTATCACTGCACTTTTCCTATGCAATCAAATAAGACCACAGCATCTGACAAgctccagagagagagagaggggggggggataTGAGGAAGGaagcaagaaagaaagaaagaaagaaagagactgTTATATGGATAGAGGGAGAGAAATGGGGAAAGGCCAAAAAAGGATAGAGAGGAAAAGGATGAAGGGAACATTGAGAGCGTGTTCCACGTGTACTTAGTCACAGAATCAAGGATGATTTCGTCCCTCAAAATACTTCCAACTCATAACCCGATAATGTGCATTGTGTGGATGCCGATATAGCATCACCGCACGCATGAGAACATATGCATTCCGATGTCGAAACAGCTGTCGTCTGTGACGTTTTGCATACGCATATGTGCCGTTTATTGAGGGCGCTACACGACAAGCAAGTGAAGCTTTAAGAGTTTCCCTTCAGCGGCGGCTGTGgagtgaggggggggaggggaAAACAAATTTGGCTGTGGCATCGATTGGAGCAGCTCAATCAAAACTCAATTTCAAACGTAATTAGCTGTAGGCTTGTGACAACAGCATGGCTTCAATGGCGTCGATGGGCCAGTCATGCTAGGCAAATGTCGGGGGGGTGGGGCTGGGCTTGGGACAGGGTTCTTTAAACGCTGCGGTTTGATTCACCTGTAAAATGACATCTTCCCCCGGCCTTGAGAAAGCAATCTGCCGAGCCGCGACGTGCGCTTGATTCGACAATCCCAGAGCGCTCGCACCTAAATTTGCTTACAAGTACATATTATTTGGGATCCGGCCTCAGAGTGCGCTCCCCTTTTAATTGCCCTGTTGTCTTTCAcagggaaaaaaacatgaagAATCTCCAGGCaatctttttattttcttgCCGCTCTATACACAGCGTAGCAGGTTAATTATTTGAGCAGGGGATGGCTGCTGATAGCATTTGATTTAAAGGCCTGAAGGCTTTAGGTGCTCAATTAAGTTGCTATCAGTCTGCTCCTCACCTCTAATGGTTTCTTTCGCCATTGAACTCTGTTGCTGACGAGGGGAGCGTAGAGGAGCGATATCACGGGTCACCATAATTAAAGCCAAGGGACTCTTTAATTGCAATGACACCACCAGTTTTGGCTTCCTTCTCCTCAAATCAGCCTCTCCTTAGTAGTTTTCTCACTTTCTAGGTATTCAGTCCTTTGATCAATCAGAGGAGGAGGATTATGTCGGCGAAACATTGCGAAATGCTGATTTATTGACTTGCTCCATCTCGGGAAACAGGCAGAATAAATAGGGGCTACAATCTACAACTGTCTTTCATTACGAAAGCAAGACAAGAAATCTGTCTGCACTCCTCCATAGGCGATGTCTAGAGGATTTAATTTGGATACCGACTGTGAGGTAAAATACAACCTAGCAGGGCTGTTCTGGGCCATCTGGCAGAAGCTCGGCCTCTTAAGCGGAACCTTTTGAGTGGAGTGATGCAAGTTGGTACAACAATGATTTCTGCAACACAGTCCATTATAAAAATGCCTCTCAACATTAGCAGCCAAAGCACCTTAAAAGCACCGGGCCATATTGATACTTAAGCAGGGCTTTGCATAATGGCAATGTTACATtagggaaagagagagagagagagagagaaggtggGTAGGGTGGAAGGGAAGGGTAGGAGGAGATTTCACGGCAAAGAGCGGGCGGGCGGGCGGGCGGAGGGGGCTGAAAGCAGCCAAATGACACTCGGTTAATTCAGAGTAACAGATCTAGTCCCAAGTGGATTGAAGGCCTTGAATTAATTCTGTTATGACAAATCAAGATAAACGTT is a genomic window of Pseudorasbora parva isolate DD20220531a chromosome 12, ASM2467924v1, whole genome shotgun sequence containing:
- the lmo4b gene encoding LIM domain transcription factor LMO4b isoform X2, coding for MVNPGGSAQPPPVGAGSLSWKRCAGCGGKIADRFLLYAMDSYWHSRCLKCSCCQAQLGEIGTSCYTKSGMILCRNDYIRLFGNSGACSACGQSIPASELVMRAQGNVYHLKCFTCSTCRNRLVPGDRFHYINGSLFCEHDRPTALINGHLSSLQTNPLLPDQKVC